CGGGTCACTGGGCAAAACGCCCTGTTACCCGTTACTTGCTGAAAACGACGCTGAAGAGTGTTTTTCGGTACTACGTGCCCCTGGAGTGGGTGTCGTCTTTTCCGGGTGCGAAATCGGACATTCGGAAAAAACCGTAATAGTCTGCGATGACCTGATCCTCGGAAGATTGGCAGTTGCGCGCGGCAGAAGTGTCGCCAATACTCAGTCTCTCCTAGAGGAGCTCAATCGCACTCAAATCCTGTCCGACGACCGGTACTCTGCCGCAATTGAGAGCCTCGCTACCTTCGGCTACAAACACATTCGCGTGGGCGTAAGCGACGTCGTTTACAGCTACCGTGAAAACGGTTTTGCTTCAAATTCTGGGACTAGAGCTCTCTTGGGCGCGTTGTCTTTCAATGAATGCCCGGCAGCAATTGCAGCGTCAATTGGTGCCGGCATCATCCTCGAGTTGGTTTCAGAAGTCCCGCCCCGACAACTGCAACTCTTTCTGATGTCAGTGGTAACCGAACTAAGAAAGCGCCCTGACGCCGAAGAAGCGACAGAAAGATTCAAGGCCGCAATAGTATCCGGCATGCCATTTAATCGCGGCGTGGCGGATCACTTAAACAACACCGTCGATTTGTTGGTCCACTTCGGGAATTCATTCATAGTTCGCAATTGATTTCGCGCGGACTCCCTTGAGAATCAATTCGAAGGATTTGCGGCCAATTCATCCTCTAAACCTTCGTTGTTGAGCGCAATCTAATCGGCGGCAACGAATAGTTGGTTCAGTATTCCGGTTGCCACCTTCTGAAGACCAAGAATCACGCCACAGCGTGCGGATTCGATCTTGGATTAACATATTCGCCATTATGTCCAGTGAAATTTCGCCGATCGGCGCAGGCACCTAACGCGAATTCAGACTTCCCCTGCCCAGGGATCCAACTAAAACCCTCTCTCGGCACATTGGCGTTTGATTTCGTCAATGATTTCGCAGACGTGGATTGAATTGCCGACAGTGAATTGGGGCATTTCCTTGAGCCCGGCCTCCATGCAGCGGTGCACGGCCCGCGCCTGATAAGTGAATCCGTGCTGGTTTCCGTGACCCCAAGTCCATCCCTTGTAGGTAATCAGCTTTTCGCCGGTCCAACGTGACCCTGCCGGATAACCTGCATGGATTGGCGCGGGGTTGGGAACCGGATATTCGAAGCGCTCCACATGATTGAAGGCGCCGCTCGAGGGATTCTGGTCCTGGTTCCAGTGCGTCGGCAGCCAGTCGCCGACCCGGCCTCCACCAGACGTGTATTCCATATCCGGCTTGCCTTCAGCCGCCCGGCTCCCTCGCCGCGGAGGACGCCCGGTGGCAACGGTCAGTGCGGTCGGGTGATGGGCGGGAGTTTCGACGGTGATTCGCCCTTCTGTCCCCACGAAAAGAGTCTCCTCCTTGAATCTGGCGGTTGGCATACTGGCGGTTGGCATAGTAACGACACCGATGCCCCGCTGCCGGGGGTATTGCAGGACGGCGGCGCAGGGATGGCCGACCGAATAGCCTTCGGAAAAAACGCCTTGCCCGGTCTCGGCCATGGCCTGGTCCCGGAGCATGGGTTTCCCACCGGCAGCGGCGATTACCGGGAATTCACTCGTCCCGAACCCGGCTACAACAGGATTTAGCGCATAGACCGGATCCGGGTAGTCCGATTGCACAACTTGCAATTCGCCGATGTCGCCGCGTTCAATTGCGGCCCTGGCGTGTTCGATCGCCGGAAAAAAGCTCGTCCACATGCCTTCCCAGCAAACGACTCCGGCCTTTTCGGCGGCGGCGTACGCTTCTTTCGCCTGATCCGCGGTATCGGTGAACGGCTTTTCACACAACACGTGCTTGCCGGCGGCTATCGCCATCATCAGGTCGCGGTGGTGATGCCAGGTTTTAGACGAGATGTAGACGATGTCGACGTTGGGGTCGTTGCAAAGCGCTTCGTAAGAGTCGTATGACGTAGGAATACCATGGGCGTCAGCGTATGCGCTCGCCCGATCCTTATCCCGGGCAGCAATTGCGACCACGGATGCTCCAGGCACGTCCTGCAGAGATTTGACCCAATCCGATGAAATTGCCGATGCGGCGATGATGCCCCAGCGCAATCGGTGGTGGATTCCGTCTTCGTTGGTCAGACCGAGCCGAATGTCCATGGGGGTATTCATGGGAAACCCGTTGTACATGTAAGGGTCGGCGTTGGCGGGATCTGCGTCCATGTTGTCCACTTTCAGTTGTCGATAAAAGCGCCGGCAACTTGCGCCCCGCGCTCGAGTTCTAGGCAACTAGAAATCTGCGGAATCAGCAAATAGTTACCAGGAGCCATTATGTCAATACAGCTGCGCCCGGTGTCGCGCACGGAGGTACCCCGCCGCAGGCTTTGATTCAATTCGAGCAGGGCCGCGGGGTGGAATGCTTCGCTGCGGTGGAAGCTCCACGCGCGAAAAAGCGGGGTTGCCTCGGTTGATGCTTCTCGGCCCTTGGAATCCAACTGCGGGCCCGTGGTGCCGACGGCGCGAGATCGTTATGAGGTGGCGCACCCTTGCGGGGCCCTTATCCAGTGCGGAACCGAGAAACACCGGCTCCCTAAAACCGTCGAATTCGGTTAGCTGCGCCTGCCCGCGATGGATTGGCGACTTGCCTCCCACGCCAGCATGCAACGTTTACGCGTGGCTCCACCGGCGTAGCCACCCGTAATCCCGCCCGCGCGGATAACGCGGTGACATGGGATGAGAAAGGCAATCGGGTTTCTGCCCACCGCGCCCCCCGTCGCGCGAGACGCTTGTTTGTTGCCGATTTCTGCTGCCAGGCGGCCGTAGCTGACGACCTGCCCAAAGGGAACGCGGAGCAAGGCGCGCCAGACGGCCAGTTGGAAATTCGTCCCGCGTACGTGCACGGTCAATGGGCGACTATCGGCTTCCAATGGCGCTGAGAAGATAGACCGCGCCAACGCTTCGGCCATCTGTTCGTCGCATTCCAACGACGCATGCTCCCACGTCCGCTGGAGCGCCTCAATCTCGGCGGAAACATCTCCATCTGTCGTGAATCCGACCCGGCATACGCCGCGCTCGGTCCGGGCGACAAACACAGGACCGAATGGAGAATCTCCAGTGCCGAAGCGAATTGTTAAGCCCGCACCTTTGTTTCGGTACTCGCCGGGTGTGACGGCTTCAACAGTGACGAAATGATCGTGCAACCTTCCCGGCCCGGTCAATCCGCTCCCGTAGGCCGCGCCGAGCACGGATTCTGAACGGTCAAGCAGCTGCTTCGCGTGCTGCACGGTGAGGTACTCGAGGAAGCGCTTTGGCGTGACGCCGGCCCAACGCAAAAAAAGTCTGTGCAGATGACTTTGGCTAAGTCCGATATGGGCAGCCAAATCGGCGAGTTCCGGCTGGCGCTCGCGATTCATTGCCAAATATCGAATGGAGGCCTCGACTCTCTCGTAGTCGTTCGAGGACATGCATTTCTCCGGAGCTGGCTGCCGTTTGATGGTCTCTTGAAACGTATACGCTAATGGCGTTGAGCGCGACCCGATCCTTGCCATTGCGCCGTCGACGCAAGAAGTAGCCAACGGCTCGTTCGCTCGAATTCGGCGCGGAAGTTTCCAAGAAGTCGCGATCCGCAGCCACGATCGCGAATGGAATTTGGCGGCAGTTTGTGATGGTTTCCATCCTCGTGGCTTAACCCAAATCAATGATGTCGGGTGCTTTGGGTCGTAGCTTCCACGCGAAATCACGTTTTCACGGTACAAATGCCCGGAGATTGGCTGCGCAACAATTCATCACCCCGAAGGCATCAAGGAGATTGAGCGTGCAGAAAGCTACCAAAGAAGTCTTGTACTTTGAGATCGGCCCGGACAATGAACCGACTCTCCGGGTTGAACCCGGTGAGGAAATCGAAGTCGAGACGCAGGTCAACCGCGGCCCCTGGCTCGATGACCATCCTGATCGCGAAGATCTGAGCCGCAAACTTCGCGGCGGCAATCCCTCCAGCGGATGTGTGTACGTCGAGGGTGCCCGACCCGGTCAGGTCCTCGTAGTGCGCGTGGGCGAGATTGACCTCGATCCAATTGGCTTCACCCAATTCAGGGGGGCCAACGGTGCAATGCCTGGCTGGCTTGGCGGCACCGGGATCGGTCACCAGCAAAAGGTCGTCGAAATAAGGGAAAACCACATCCTCTGGGACGATCGGTTGAAACTGCCAATTGCACCCATGCTCGGAGTTGTGGGCGTGGCGCAAGAACACTCGCGCTGGACTAATGCCTGGGCCGGCGAGTGGGGCGGCAATTTCGACATCCAGGAGATCACGACCGGAGCTTCGGTCTATCTGCCCGTTGCGGTCCCCGGCGCCCTACTCCACGTCGGCGATATGCACGCCCGCCAGGGGGACGGTGAAATCTGCGGCGCCGGCGGAATCGAAGCCGGCGGCCGCGTCCGGATCACCTGCGAGCTGGAACCCAAACCCGCGTCGATGACCTGGCCCCGGATCACCAACGAAACCCACATCATGACGACCGCGATGGCCAGGCCGGCCGAAGACGCGTTTCGCGCGGCCTTGGCGGAGATGATTCTTTGGCTCGAAGACAGCTACGGCTTCACCAGGGGCGAAGCCTACCTTTTCCTGGGCCAAGTGCTCGAAGCCCGGTGCACCCAATTCGTAAACCCGACCTTCACCTACGTGGCCAAGGTGAACAGGGAATTCCTCCCGTAACGCGTCCGATTGCGAGACATTTACGACTGCGCCATTCGATCCAGATCTATTGCGGGTAGATCTCCATGCCCAGATACGGCGGACACCTCGATTGCCGGGGCTCGCGAGCTATGCGGGATAGGGCAATTCGCGCCAACAGCGGCCGTTTAGATTCGACGACATTCGGCGTTCCGGAGCCGAGTTGCAAATCGCGATCGGCCGCCCGGACGCCGGATCGACCGACTGGCAATATGCTGTTAGCAAGGGATCGATTTCCCGTGTAATCCGCGCGTGTTCAGGATCGGAAGGCGGCTGAAGTGGGTCGGATTTGGGACTTTGTCAGCGCTGCGATTACTGCCCGGCCCTGGTGGACGCTGGGGGTGCTATTTGTAATCACGTTGCTGCTCGGCTCGGGAATTGCGCTACGCGCACCATTCGCGGGCTCCGACGCATTCCTGACGGACAGCAGCGAGGTGGCCCAGGCCTCTCAGGATGTCGAGAACTTGTTCTCCGACAACGCGGGAGTCGCCAGGACCACGATCTTGTTCGAGGGCGACGTACTTTCGCCGGCCGGGCTGGCCCAGATGGACGAAGTGTTAGCCGGCGTCACGTCCGACCCCGACGTCGCGGCCGTGCAATCAAGGTCCAACCCGGCCGTTGCCCCATCTACCGTGATCGCGGCGGTGGCCGGAATCGGTGATTTGGGCAGCGCAACCCCCGCCCAGATCGAGTCCGCCGTAGCTTCGATCGAGGCAATCCCGAGGGCAAAGCGCGCCTTCGACCGCCTGTACGGAACCGACGATGACGGGGCGCCGCTCGGCATCGCCGCCGTCTACCTCGATTCGTCGGACCGGGAGCGGATGCTTGCGGCGCAGGAAAACGTCGAGACCATTGCCGACGCTACGCCCGGCCCGTTGAGCACTACCACGGTGTCGACTGCGTCCCT
The Chloroflexota bacterium genome window above contains:
- a CDS encoding Gfo/Idh/MocA family oxidoreductase; translation: MDADPANADPYMYNGFPMNTPMDIRLGLTNEDGIHHRLRWGIIAASAISSDWVKSLQDVPGASVVAIAARDKDRASAYADAHGIPTSYDSYEALCNDPNVDIVYISSKTWHHHRDLMMAIAAGKHVLCEKPFTDTADQAKEAYAAAEKAGVVCWEGMWTSFFPAIEHARAAIERGDIGELQVVQSDYPDPVYALNPVVAGFGTSEFPVIAAAGGKPMLRDQAMAETGQGVFSEGYSVGHPCAAVLQYPRQRGIGVVTMPTASMPTARFKEETLFVGTEGRITVETPAHHPTALTVATGRPPRRGSRAAEGKPDMEYTSGGGRVGDWLPTHWNQDQNPSSGAFNHVERFEYPVPNPAPIHAGYPAGSRWTGEKLITYKGWTWGHGNQHGFTYQARAVHRCMEAGLKEMPQFTVGNSIHVCEIIDEIKRQCAERGF
- a CDS encoding methylated-DNA--[protein]-cysteine S-methyltransferase, whose amino-acid sequence is MARIGSRSTPLAYTFQETIKRQPAPEKCMSSNDYERVEASIRYLAMNRERQPELADLAAHIGLSQSHLHRLFLRWAGVTPKRFLEYLTVQHAKQLLDRSESVLGAAYGSGLTGPGRLHDHFVTVEAVTPGEYRNKGAGLTIRFGTGDSPFGPVFVARTERGVCRVGFTTDGDVSAEIEALQRTWEHASLECDEQMAEALARSIFSAPLEADSRPLTVHVRGTNFQLAVWRALLRVPFGQVVSYGRLAAEIGNKQASRATGGAVGRNPIAFLIPCHRVIRAGGITGGYAGGATRKRCMLAWEASRQSIAGRRS
- a CDS encoding acetamidase, whose amino-acid sequence is MMSGALGRSFHAKSRFHGTNARRLAAQQFITPKASRRLSVQKATKEVLYFEIGPDNEPTLRVEPGEEIEVETQVNRGPWLDDHPDREDLSRKLRGGNPSSGCVYVEGARPGQVLVVRVGEIDLDPIGFTQFRGANGAMPGWLGGTGIGHQQKVVEIRENHILWDDRLKLPIAPMLGVVGVAQEHSRWTNAWAGEWGGNFDIQEITTGASVYLPVAVPGALLHVGDMHARQGDGEICGAGGIEAGGRVRITCELEPKPASMTWPRITNETHIMTTAMARPAEDAFRAALAEMILWLEDSYGFTRGEAYLFLGQVLEARCTQFVNPTFTYVAKVNREFLP